From one Lolium rigidum isolate FL_2022 chromosome 4, APGP_CSIRO_Lrig_0.1, whole genome shotgun sequence genomic stretch:
- the LOC124647769 gene encoding uncharacterized protein LOC124647769: protein MKNNKGSRRSRNKATAPHEVSGEAGGDRLSKLPEDILVNILERVDTLDAIRTCILSKPMLQLPTMLSLFDLSIASLTRHHDAASYGFNTAHVARYNNVVAGVAEKVLSARNLEIPIQKLTGRFYFRREECFSIGRAFACTMETQKVDEVEFTLITEKSVGRCSHDDLLCYAKLFNTWLGDCPVVFAGLTRLWLCNMRFSEQDISNMLSTCKRLRNLRLAYSDAGVGSVLQVEHDELVELSIEHGEFEAVQLKCVPKLQRVNYTGWSYPYPNLTFGYVPQLSRLSLILMGISFNKNLHLSHLLVNVPSRISDLHLDFKSEKIWVVPECPKLLAPVLCKLRVVNLVNLPEGCDIAWTMFIVEAAPALKEMCIRVWDHWCTMVTDKEFREKHGYCEKANVEWQPSATDFKHKNLVKLTICGFQPDEYFLRYVRRILEVAVNMEEISLHDREACERCGHLDPNIKVSPSRYPQTGEEKNTLRDEITKELRMISPGVIRFEP from the exons ATGAAGAACAATAAGGGGTCTCGCCGCAGCCGCAAT AAAGCCACAGCTCCCCATGAAGTTTCTGGCGAAGCCGGAGGAGATAGGCTTAGCAAGCTGCCGGAAGACATTCTAGTCAACATCCTCGAGAGGGTGGACACTCTAGATGCCATAAGAACTTGCATCCTCTCAAAGCCAATGCTGCAGCTCCCCACCATGCTTTCGCTGTTTGATTTAAGTATTGCTTCCCTTACACGTCACCATGACGCCGCGTCCTATGGGTTCAACACTGCTCACGTTGCTCGGTACAACAATGTTGTTgctggggtcgcggagaaggtccTGAGTGCAAGGAATCTAGAGATCCCCATCCAAAAGCTGACGGGCAGATTCTATTTCAGGCGTGAGGAATGTTTCTCCATTGGCAGAGCTTTTGCTTGCACTATGGAAACCCAGAAGGTCGACGAAGTTGAGTTTACGCTTATCACAGAGAAAAGCGTTGGTAGATGCAGTCACGACGATCTACTCTGCTACGCGAAGCTGTTCAATACCTGGTTGGGTGACTGTCCAGTTGTGTTTGCTGGCCTGACGCGCCTGTGGCTGTGCAATATGAGGTTTTCTGAACAGGACATCTCCAACATGCTCAGCACCTGCAAGCGACTGCGTAATCTGCGTCTCGCCTATTCTGACGCAGGGGTTGGTTCAGTGCTGCAAGTAGAGCATGATGAACTCGTTGAGCTCAGCATCGAGCATGGGGAATTTGAGGCAGTCCAGCTCAAGTGTGTACCAAAACTCCAACGAGTGAATTATACTGGTTGGTCTTACCCATACCCCAACCTGACTTTTGGTTATGTCCCGCAGCTTTCACGGCTAAGTCTCATACTAATGGGTATTAGTTTTAACAAGAATCTCCACTTAAGTCATCTCCTTGTTAATGTCCCCTCGAGGATAAGCGACCTACATCTGGATTTTAAAAGTGAAAAG ATTTGGGTTGTACCAGAATGCCCAAAACTGCTCGCCCCTGTGCTGTGCAAACTACGGGTTGTGAATCTGGTTAATCTTCCAGAAGGATGTGATATCGCTTGGACCATGTTCATTGTTGAAGCTGCACCAGCCCTGAAGGAGATGTGCATCAGGGTTTGGGATCATTGGTGTACAATGGTGACAGACAAGGAATTTAGGGAGAAAC atgGTTACTGTGAGAAAGCAAACGTGGAGTGGCAACCTTCGGCAACTGATTTCAAGCACAAGAATCTGGTTAAGCTGACTATCTGCGGCTTCCAACCTGACGAATACTTCTTGCGGTACGTTAGGCGCATCTTGGAAGTTGCGGTGAACATGGAGGAGATATCTCTCCATGACAGGGAAGCGTGCGAGCGCTGCGGGCACTTGGATCCCAACATCAAGGTTTCTCCTTCTAGATATCCGCAGACTGGCGAGGAGAAGAATACGTTGAGGGATGAGATCACTAAGGAGCTGCGGATGATTTCGCCTGGTGTGATTCGCTTTGAGCCGTAA